In Photobacterium angustum, the following proteins share a genomic window:
- a CDS encoding adenylosuccinate synthase produces the protein MANNVVVLGTQWGDEGKGKIVDLLTEDAKYVVRYQGGHNAGHTLVIDGEKTVLHLIPSGILRDNVKCIIGNGVVLSPDALMNEMGPLEARGIPVRERLFLSEACPLILPYHIALDQAREAARGKKAIGTTGRGIGPAYEDKVARRGLRVGDLFNKEAFAEKLKEVMAYHNFQLEHYYNAEPVNYEEVLEKVLSQADILTSMVIDVTKELDDARLRGDKIMFEGAQGTLLDIDHGTYPYVTSSNTTAGGVAAGSGFGPRHLGYILGIAKAYCTRVGAGPFPTELYDGLDKQDPVGKHLGDVGHEFGATTGRLRRTGWFDAVAMRRAVQINSISGFCLTKLDVLDGLKELKICTAYKTKSGEILEVSPMAADEYEDLELVYETMPGWSETTFGAKSLDALPQAALDYIARIEELTGVPIDIISTGPDRNETIIKVHPYGE, from the coding sequence ATGGCAAATAATGTAGTCGTTCTTGGCACCCAATGGGGTGACGAAGGTAAAGGTAAAATCGTTGACCTACTGACCGAAGATGCAAAATATGTGGTTCGCTACCAAGGCGGTCACAATGCAGGTCACACCCTAGTTATTGACGGTGAGAAAACAGTTCTTCACCTGATCCCATCAGGTATCCTACGTGACAATGTTAAATGCATCATCGGTAACGGTGTGGTGCTTTCTCCTGATGCGTTAATGAATGAAATGGGTCCACTAGAAGCACGTGGCATTCCTGTTCGTGAGCGTTTATTCCTGTCAGAAGCTTGTCCGTTAATTCTTCCTTACCACATTGCTCTTGACCAAGCGCGTGAAGCTGCTCGTGGTAAAAAAGCAATTGGTACGACTGGTCGTGGTATCGGTCCTGCTTACGAAGATAAAGTTGCACGTCGCGGTCTACGCGTTGGCGATCTTTTCAATAAAGAAGCATTTGCTGAAAAGCTTAAAGAAGTGATGGCTTACCACAACTTCCAGCTTGAGCATTACTACAACGCTGAGCCTGTAAACTACGAAGAAGTGCTAGAAAAAGTACTTTCTCAAGCTGATATCCTAACGTCTATGGTTATCGACGTAACTAAAGAGCTTGATGACGCTCGTCTACGTGGCGACAAGATCATGTTCGAAGGCGCGCAAGGTACGCTATTAGATATCGATCACGGTACTTACCCATACGTAACCTCTTCTAACACGACAGCTGGTGGTGTTGCTGCAGGTTCTGGCTTTGGTCCTCGTCACCTAGGTTACATTCTTGGTATTGCGAAAGCTTACTGTACGCGTGTTGGTGCAGGTCCTTTCCCTACAGAGCTATACGATGGTCTAGACAAGCAAGATCCAGTAGGTAAGCACTTAGGTGATGTTGGCCACGAGTTTGGTGCGACAACAGGTCGTCTACGCCGTACAGGTTGGTTCGATGCCGTTGCTATGCGTCGTGCGGTACAAATCAACTCTATCTCTGGCTTCTGTCTAACTAAATTAGACGTACTAGATGGCTTAAAAGAGCTAAAAATCTGTACTGCGTACAAAACTAAGAGCGGTGAAATCTTAGAAGTTTCACCAATGGCTGCTGACGAGTACGAAGATCTAGAGCTTGTTTATGAAACAATGCCGGGTTGGAGCGAAACTACATTTGGTGCTAAGTCACTAGATGCGCTTCCACAAGCAGCATTAGATTACATCGCACGTATCGAAGAGCTAACTGGTGTTCCAATTGATATTATCTCTACTGGCCCTGACCGTAACGAGACAATCATCAAAGTTCACCCATACGGTGAATAA